In Plasmodium chabaudi chabaudi strain AS genome assembly, chromosome: 9, the following proteins share a genomic window:
- a CDS encoding lysophospholipase, putative, which produces MVTEEVELSNDELKSTTQCKLDGDPKIGWLRNKNGLLLKTYGWLVNNAIGIIFLIHGLKSHTRLTYMNINLKMPNNNEDIVIDDNNYYIYKDSWIEHFNKIGYSVYALDLQGHGESQSFGNLRGNFNYFDDLVDDVIQYMHQIQDEISNDNQTDYEISNDNQTDYEIPNDDQTDYEIPNDDQTDYEVPNDDQMDYEVLIDNQTNDEISNYNKKDDEISNDNQMGDEISNDNKKDDEISNDNKKDDEISNDNKKDDEISNDNKKDDEISNDNKKDDEISNDNKKDDDIPNDNQTDYEIPNDNQMCDEILNDNKKDDEILNDNKKDDEISNDNKKDDEVLNDNQTDYEIPNDNQTDCEITNDDQTDYEIPNDDQASDESHDIVTPQKKRLPMYIIGHSMGGNIALRILELLGKEKEDSINSGNKNNYKKFNIILDNYIDTSELYSDMEEDMIDDVYDMNSSNNCAIENMNNAHFIANSNDYDSENSRFSTSDTTNSIVNDKYEGCYNYLDKLNIKGCASLSGMMRIKTPLDAGNTTFKYLCLPIINFLSRVAPHALISAESRYKRSEYVANICKHDKFRNNTGIKFKCMAELIKATITLDCNIDYLPKDIPLLFIHSIDDTICCYKGSAFFYDKAKVDRKELYIVENMNHAITAEPGNEEILKAIIDWIHDLERNDEDEAGDEIRDEVGDEIRDEIENEIKDEIKDEKENEIEGENENDKELYIVDGTNDDITEEPKDEYFLKRFIDWIWNFRGNSEDEIGDEIENEIENEIKDEIKDEKENEIEGENENDKELYIVDGTNDDITEEPKDEYFLKRFIDWIWNFRRNSKDEIDDEIDDEIEDEKESEI; this is translated from the coding sequence ATGGTGACAGAAGAAGTTGAATTGAGTAATGATGAGTTAAAAAGTACTACACAATGTAAATTAGATGGCGACCCTAAGATAGGTTGGCTCCGCAATAAAAATGGTTtacttttaaaaacatatggGTGGCTAGTTAATAATGCTATAGGAATTATATTCTTAATACATGGGTTAAAATCTCATACTCGATTAACTTATATGaacataaatttaaaaatgccAAATAACAATGAAGACATAGTAATAGAcgataataattattatatatataaagatagTTGGATTGagcattttaataaaattggtTATTCAGTATATGCATTAGATTTGCAAGGGCATGGCGAATCACAATCGTTTGGAAATTTAAGAggcaattttaattattttgatgaTTTAGTTGATGATGTAATACAATATATGCATCAGATTCAAGATGAAATCTCAAATGATAATCAAACGGATTATGAAATCTCAAATGATAATCAAACGGATTATGAAATCCCAAATGATGATCAAACGGATTATGAAATCCCAAATGATGATCAAACGGATTATGAAGTCCCAAATGATGATCAAATGGATTATGAAGTTCTAATTGATAATCAAACGAATGATGAaatatcaaattataataaaaaggatgATGAAATATCAAATGATAATCAAATGGGTGATGAAATatcaaatgataataaaaaggatgatgaaatatcaaatgataataaaaaggatgatgaaatatcaaatgataataaaaaggatgatgaaatatcaaatgataataaaaaggatgatgaaatatcaaatgataataaaaaggatgatgaaatatcaaatgataataaaaaggatgATGATATACCAAATGATAATCAAACGGATTATGAAATCCCAAATGATAATCAAATGTGtgatgaaatattaaatgataataaaaaggatgatgaaatattaaatgataataaaaaggatgatgaaatatcaaatgataataaaaaggatgATGAAGTCCTAAATGATAATCAAACGGATTATGAAATCCCAAATGATAATCAAACGGATTGTGAAATCACAAATGATGATCAAACGGATTATGAAATCCCAAATGATGATCAAGCGAGTGATGAATCTCATGACATAGTAACcccccaaaaaaaaaggcttcctatgtatattattggGCATTCGATGGGAGGAAATATTGCTTTAAGAATATTAGAATTATTAgggaaagaaaaagaagataGCATTAATTCtgggaataaaaataactataaaaaatttaacatCATATTAGACAACTATATTGATACTAGTGAACTTTACAGCGATATGGAAGAAGATATGATTGATGATGTGTATGATATGAATAGTTCTAATAATTGTGCtatagaaaatatgaataatgcACATTTCATTGCCAATTCTAATGATTATGATTCCGAAAATTCCCGTTTTAGTACCTCTGATACAACAAATTCTATTgttaatgataaatatgaaggatgttataattatttagataaattaaatattaaaggTTGCGCATCTTTATCTGGTATGATGAGAATAAAAACACCATTGGATGCTGGAAACACAACATTTAAGTATTTGTGTTTACCTATAATAAACTTCCTGTCTCGTGTCGCGCCTCATGCACTAATTTCGGCAGAATCCCGTTATAAAAGGTCCGAATATGTTGCTAATATATGTAAGCATGATAAATTTAGAAATAATACtggaataaaatttaaatgtatGGCTGAACTTATAAAAGCAACCATCACATTGGATTGTAATATTGATTATTTACCAAAAGATAttcctttattatttatacactCAATAGATGATACTATTTGCTGTTATAAAGGATcagcttttttttatgacaaAGCAAAGGTTGATAGaaaagaattatatattgttgaaaatatgaatcaTGCTATAACGGCAGAGCCAGGAAATGaagaaattttaaaagcAATTATTGATTGGATTCATGATTTAGAAAGGAATGATGAAGATGAAGCAGGGGATGAAATAAGAGATGAAGTAGGGGATGAAATAAGAGAtgaaatagaaaatgaaataaaagatgaaataaaagatgaaaaagaaaatgaaatagaaGGCGAAAACGAAAATGACaaagaattatatattgttgATGGCACGAATGATGATATAACGGAGGAGCCAAaagatgaatattttttaaaaagattTATTGATTGGATTTGGAATTTCAGAGGGAATAGTGAAGATGAAATAGGTGAtgaaatagaaaatgaaatagaaaatgaaataaaagatgaaataaaagatgaaaaagaaaatgaaatagaaGGCGAAAACGAAAATGACaaagaattatatattgttgATGGCACGAATGATGATATAACGGAGGAGCCAAaagatgaatattttttaaaaagattTATTGATTGGATTTGGAATTTCAGAAGGAATAGTAAAGATGAAATAGATGATGAAATAGATGATGAAATAGAAGACGAAAAAGAAagtgaaatataa